The proteins below are encoded in one region of Silene latifolia isolate original U9 population chromosome 2, ASM4854445v1, whole genome shotgun sequence:
- the LOC141641051 gene encoding uncharacterized protein LOC141641051, which yields MVDMPATGSFYTWNNKQEAATRVFSRLHRALVNHDWTEQRPDYYAHFHTEGYFDHTPCLIQKTSDIGLRKGSFKYFNMWSDSDLFIPCVTQIWGTCIQGTPMFQFVKKLKLLKKPLKLLNRHLFADIMNNTMRAWKHLEHIQMQIRTDPSNADLIGMEINASKDYMKQRQAKNKVFRIADEQGNWLTDPDSIQEAFLSFYQDLLGKTTAVQAVNAQVVQKGPAAVRSSDIIRLYKRTAVSPRCLIKVDLKKAYDSVNWQFLSQMLDALLFPVYFKKLIMECVSSASYSLVLNGNSFGFFHGKKGLRQGDPLSPLLFTIAMEYLTRILNFTTEVLPFKHHSLCRKLKLSHLMFADDLLVFSKGDYPSVMLLLRSFATFSRASGLEMNNAKSNIYFNGVHNSIKQQLIACSGCVEGQIPFRYLGVPITAGKLGKKECKILVEKIVDRIRMLGARKISYAGRLILVKSVLTSLFSYWANIFLIPKGVLKQIDNICRNYLWDGTNNYMRVPLVGWDHICTPKSEGGLSIKNSYHWDMASIGKLVWWIYSKSDSLWVKWVHQIYIKGSSWPDHIPKSHMSGNWKAICKTRDTFLNGYSQGVWLADMRGYSVKSGYDWIRLKETKVGWAKLIWNHVALPKHSFVNWLIMRNALNTKEKLHRLGISSNDLCCICQAGSETGNCIIWTGRRKWTQVQRDVCLSVFMVVTYAVWQQRNSARLEGVILRPTALFVQCKNLMKIRLLNQLSRVKVSKDRDWITSLLTLKRPTSTFEGWLLILRKLFSGILEYSRGFPIQISGISSQHL from the exons ATGGTGGATATGCCTGCAACTGGTTCTTTCTACACCTGGAATAACAAGCAAGAAGCAGCTACTAGAGTGTTTAGTAGGCTTCATAGAGCCCTTGTTAATCATGATTGGACTGAGCAGAGACCTGATTATTATGCTCACTTTCATACAGAGGGGTACTTTGATCACACACCTTGTTTGATACAGAAGACTTCTGATATTGGCCTAAGGAAGGGGAGttttaaatattttaacatgtggagTGATTCTGATCTTTTTATCCCTTGTGTCACTCAGATTTGGGGGACTTGCATTCAGGGTACTCCTATGTTTCAGTTTGTAAAGAAGCTTAAGTTACTAAAAAAACCCTTGAAGCTGTTGAATAGGCATTTATTTGCTGATATTATGAATAATACTATGAGGGCGTGGAAGCATTTGGAGCATATTCAGATGCAAATTAGAACTGATCCTTCAAATGCTGATCTGATTGGAATGGAAATCAATGCTTCTAAAGA TTATATGAAACAGAGGCAGGCTAAGAACAAAGTCTTCAGGATTGCAGATGAGCAGGGCAATTGGCTAACTGACCCTGATAGTATTCAGGAAGCTTTTTTATCATTTTACCAAGATCTGTTGGGGAAGACTACAGCTGTGCAGGCTGTTAATGCTCAGGTTGTTCAGAAGGGCCCTGCTGCAGTGAGGAGCTCT GACATCATTAGACTATACAAGAGAACTGCTGTTTCCCCACGATGCCTCATCAAAGTTGATTTGAAAAAGGCTTATGACTCAGTGAACTGGCAATTCCTCAGTCAAATGCTTGATGCTTTACTCTTTCCTGTTTACTTCAAGAAGCTTATTATGGAATGTGTGTCTAGTGCCTCCTATTCTCTTGTCCTTAATGGTAATAGCTTTGGTTTTTTTCATGGGAAGAAGGGGCTTAGACAGGGAGATCCCCTCTCCCCTTTATTGTTCACCATAGCTATGGAATACCTCACCAGGATTCTTAACTTTACAACTGAAGTTTTGCCTTTCAAACATCACTCCCTCTGTAGGAAGCTAAAGTTATCACATCTGATGTTTGCTGACGACCTTTTAGTGTTCTCAAAAGGAGACTATCCTTCTGTCATGCTTCTGTTAAGGTCCTTTGCCACTTTTTCTAGAGCTTCTGGTTTGGAGATGAATAATGCAAAATctaacatttattttaatggggtgCATAACTCTATCAAACAGCAACTCATAGCCTGTTCAGGGTGTGTTGAGGGTCAGATTCCTTTCAGATATCTTGGAGTCCCTATAACTGCTGGTAAATTGGGGAAAAAGGAGTGTAAGATCCTGGTGGAGAAGATTGTTGACAGAATCAGAATGCTTGGTGCAAGGAAGATCTCCTATGCTGGTAGACTCATCCTTGTTAAGTCTGTTCTTACTTCTCTTTTTTCTTATTGGGCAAATATTTTCCTAATTCCTAAGGGTGTGTTGAAACAAATTGATAATATTTGTCGTAATTACTTGTGGGATGGCACTAACAATTATATGAGGGTGCCTCTTGTTGGATGGGATCACATTTGTACCCCTAAGAGTGAAGGTGGTCTTAGCATCAAGAATAGTTATCACTGGGATATGGCCTCTATTGGGAAGTTAGTGTGGTGGATTTATAGCAAGTCGGATAGTTTATGGGTGAAGTGGGTGCATCAAATTTATATAAAAGGCTCTTCCTGGCCTGACCATATTCCTAAAAGCCATATGAGTGGCAACTGGAAGGCTATATGTAAGACCAGGGATACGTTTCTGAATGGTTACTCACAGGGTGTATGGCTTGCTGATATGAGGGGATATTCTGTAAAGTCTGGTTATGATTGGATCAGACTTAAGGAAACAAAAGTGGGATGGGCTAAGCTAATTTGGAATCATGTTGCTCTTCCTAAGCATTCTTTTGTGAATTGGCTAATCATGAGGAATGCTCTTAATACAAAAGAGAAACTGCACAGGTTAGGCATCAGTTCTAATGATTTATGCTGCATATGCCAAGCTGGTTCTGAGACA GGGAATTGTATCATTTGGACTGGTAGAAGGAAATGGACACAGGTTCAGCGGGATGTTTGCTTATCTGTGTTCATGGTTGTTACTTATGCTGTATGGCAGCAGCGTAATTCAGCGCGTTTGGAAGGAGTTATTTTGAGACCTACTGCTTTATTCGTTCAGTGTAAAAATCTGATGAAAATCAGACTTCTTAATCAGCTAAGTAGGGTCAAAGTGTCTAAGGATAGAGATTGGATTACTAGTCTT CTAACACTGAAAAGACCAACATCTACTTTTGAGGGATGGCTACTAATATTAAGGAAGCTATTCTCAGGAATACTGGAATACTCAAGGGGATTTCCCATTCAGATATCGGGGATTTCCTCTCAACACCTCTAG